gtatgttgaatgcaccgacgcttctcttgacaccgtcggttcaaccggtgcttcattctttcttcacttgatctccagaggcgctcagtcttgcaccaaagccaggccgtcggatgttccgacaaccatcggatgcaccgatgctataggcatcggttcttccggtgctactgatttcagtataactcgtccaattcagcgtttctttgagttctttcttcatgttttgctttgcatggcctttgtACATTATCTCTGGGATCTAAAAATGTTCACTCAACAaaatcattagtcccattgattgcattgtcatacgatcaccaaaatcactcgaaatggcataaatggtgccatgttcgttacagatgATAGTCGTATTCACCTAGTAATCCATGTATCCCAATTGAAGCGACATGTGCCATCTCATGTACAGGTCAGTACAGACTTGGCTTCCATTCCTGATGCTGATAGTGAGCTACTTCCAGCTGCAGTACTGGACCGGCGTTGCATCTTTACTGGGAACTCCCAAAGACTCAACTACTCGTCCAGTGGAATCATCTTCCTGCGGATTGGTGCACCTGGGAAGAACTTCATGATGTGCAGCGCCGATGCCCTAAAGCCCCAGCTTGGGGACaagctggtttttcagagggGGGCAGTGTCACGACCCGCGGTGGCTAGTAGCTTGTTGGGCCGTTTATGTTCGGCGTTTGCCTTTGTAAGATTGGGCCAGAGAGATATAAGCCCATTGTAAGCTGTCGGTGCGGTGTATAAAGCCCGGCAGTAAACTGATTCAGAGAATCATGGCGTAACAGAATTCTATCTGAACccgttttctctctctctctcattccgaactctgcttcttcttccttgggttCTCGTTTCCCTCCCCTGCTGCCTCTTCCCTGAGCACGAATCCTTCCGGGTTCGTGACACATCGCCGGGAAGACGGAGGTCGCGAGGGCGGGGCTGCACTCAGGTGACGGCGGCGACTTGCAGCGGCCAGCTCTGGGCGGGGCTCAGCGACGGGCCGACGGCGACGTCTCGATGGTTCCCCCGGCAGTGGCGCGAGCCATGCGCggaagacgacgacgagggGCCAGCGTGATGGCGTGGTCGGCGCCGAGGCGGGGTGGTGTTGTGGAGACCGtcgcgacgggcggcggcgctgggatgGCGTCGTGGTGAGGCGGGGCTGTGGGCGGCGGACGCCTGACGACCAGCGTCGACAGCGGCTGGTGGCGTCGACGGTGCTGAAGCATATGCGGTGGCGCTGGGCGCTTGTCCTCCGGCGAGTTGCGGCTCGCGGCATGGCCGTAGGGAGGCAACAGGTGTGGACGCCATGCCGTGCCGCCAACGGACAGCGCGCGGCTCCGGGCGTACCGCGTACGGCACCGGATCAGAACCAAGATATAAAAAAATCCAGTGTGGAAATATGGTGTACCGGCCTAAATCACAAGAGGACAATACATACCTATTTTTATGCTATCTtaggttttctttttctttccttgttTTGTGTGTGAAAGATGTGTCTTAGTGAAAAATGATCGGAtgctctagtctaagagggGGAGAGAATGAATTAGACTACTTAATTACTTGATCTAAGGCTCCAACTAAAAACACAATAAATtagactaaaacatgctatctagatgtgcaactatgattCGTCTAGTATGAAACTCCCGTCCCAAAAGAGTTTTCAACCTATAGTCAATTCTAGTAATATAACatactaaaaaaataaagacaCACAAGTTGCAAGAATAAATGCGAAAACTTAAagaagggatgagagaaagcaaactctcgacacgaggatttatcccgtaattcggattgccacaaaggcgcctctacatccacgttgttgaagtacTCACGAAGAATATCGCTTCCGGCAATTAATTCTTTTCCGTGAACATAAtcatggtcaccttgatcccgctttTCACTAAGAAGCTTGCCCACAAAGGAAGGAGATCTTCACGCCCCCCGCACAAGTTTGTCGAtgtcgctccacaccaagccggagggtcgttaacgtgccggcgagccaccaatgctccaaggggccggcgcaccgtaatACACTTTTTGGTTCACTTTAGAACCAGACACAAGGTCACAACACCTTACTCCTTCACTCTCAAAGgtgctaacctagcactaacactctcaaatatgtgctaaggactaaagatattATCACTAAGCTCATGGATGGCTTgaagatgttcttggatgtggaTGTGATGTCTTGGAACTCCAGCCAGCATCAAGTGACAGGGGGTGCCCATATATAGCCTTCCAACTTGATAGAGTCGTTTTGTAGCCGTTGGGCACTTTTCTGCGTGGGCGTCGATTCATCCGATGCAGGACCATCGATTTAGCCAGACACTCTAAGCTCGAAAGTAGCTGTTGAGCTTCTGATTGGGTCTGTAGCTGCCGTCGGTTAAATCGATGACAGAGTGTCAGTTTAACTGGTCACACTGAGCTTCAAGCTAGCCGTTGAACCTGgcttcttctgctgacgtcattgcaccgacgccttgttccgatgcaccgtcggtttaaccggtgctgaagacttcgcTCCTGCgtgcttgacatgctctctggacaatGCTAAGATCAATGCACCAACGCTTGGATcttgaccgtcggttcaaccaatCCTACCGACGTTTCTTCTCTTGACACAGCCATGCTCTATCTAATGCACCGACGCTGCCGTCGGTTTAATCGGTAGTcgagtgtcggtttaaccgacacactATACTCTGTTGAACTTCGTCCAATTCGTCGCGGCGGTCATTTGGACACCTCAAATATATTTGTTAGTcctattgattatgttgtcactcaatcaccaaaatcacaaatattGGCTTAAAAGGGTCATAGTTCTTACACTTAGTGTTAATGCTTATAAAATAACAAAAAACATAATATTATGAGGAAACAATACTGTTaaaaccaaaaaaaatctaactgcATTAGTACCGGTAACCGCTTGTACAAATTTGGTAATATCAGGTTTTTACATATAGTTGATCGGAGAACAATAGCCTTCACGGGCATCACCTCACCACCCTGGCAATGATGGCCGCACAGTCTTTCGCTTGTCCTTTATTTGAACATAGGAGAAAACGGCATAACTGGAACAATAACAGAAGGAATAGGTAACCTCATTAACTTGAATGAACTTTACATGGCAAATAATCTTCTCATAGGTTCTATTCCAGCATCTCTCGGCAAATTAAAGAAGTTAAATGAAATTAAGCTTTCAAATAATTCTTTCTCTGGACCCATTCCTGCAACATTGGGCAATCTAACAAAACTTACTACCCTTACACTCAGTAGTAATGTAATTAGTGGAGCTATACCTTCTACTCTCAGCAATTGTCCTTTAGAAGTTTTGGATCTTTCTCACAACAATCTTTCTGGTCCGATACCTAAAGAACTAATTTTCATATCAACACTGTCAAGTTTCATGGATCTTGCGCACAATTCCTTATCTGGGACTTTGCCATTAGAAGTGGGAAATCTAAAAAACTTAGGCAAACTTGATTTCTCAAGTAATATGATTTCTGGTGAGATTCCAATATCCATCGGTGAGTGCCAAAGCTTGGAATATCTCAACATATCTGGAAACCTGTTCCAAGGGACCATTCCAGTTTCACTAGGAAATCTGAAGGGCCTCTCGGTGCTTGATCTTTCCTATAATAATCTATCTGGGGCCATCCCTGAAATCCTTGGCAACCTAAAAGGCCTTTCTTCCTTGAACCTCTCATTTAACAAATTCCAAGGTAGTCTTCCAACAGATGGGGTATTTCTGAATGCATCTGTCATCACGGTTACAGGAAATGATGACCTGTGTGGTGGCATCCCTCAACTGAAATTACCACCCTGCTCAAACCACACCACCAAGAAGCCACCTCAAAGACTCGGCATAGTAGCCCTTATATGTGGAGCAGTTATTTTTGTTACATTAGCAGCTGTACTGTTTGTGTTCTACCAAAAGAGCTGGAAGAAAAAAGCAAACCTACAAATTTCTGTCATAAACCAGCAATATATGAGGGTTCCTTATGCTGAATTGGCCAGTGCAACAAATGGTTTTGCGTCTGAGAACCTCATAGGAGCAGGGAGCTTTGGCTCAGTCTACAGAGGGAGAATGAGAGGCAACGACCAGCACATAGCTGTTGCTGTTAAGGTTCTCAACCTCATGCAACGTGGCGCAACTCAGAGTTTTATTGCAGAATGTGAGACTTTAAGATGTGCTCGACATCGAAACCTTGTGAAGATCTTGACAGTCTGCTCCAGTATTGATTTTCAGGGCCGTGACTTCAAGGCCCTTGTGTATGAGTTTCTACCAAACGGAAATTTAGATCAATGGCTGCACAAACATATCATGGAAGATGGTGAACAAAAATCGCTTGATCTGGCGGCAAGGCTAAGCATTGGAATCGACGTGGCATCTGCGATTGATTATCTACACCAATATAAGCCAACACCAATTATTCACTGTGATCTTAAACCAAGCAATGTTCTCCTGGATAGTGACATGGTTGCTCACGTTGGGGATTTTGGTCTTGCAAGGTTTCTGCATCAAGACAAAGATAAATCAAGTGGCTGGGCATCAATGAGAGGATCGAttgtgaggaatgttgagtactctatcctgcttgtgatgagtgaattgtcaaccgtgcggtgtgatcgtgcgcttggtctttggattgcaggtacacgggcgtcgagtgtcgacggggagctgccgtggaggtgctgtggccgatggaccgtgcggtggacggcggtgaagggcagccaggacccgagctcggaccgggcggcagctgtggcgtccactcctggatcgagggcgcaagcggcgacggaaggcgggcttcttggtttgcgccacaaaaccaaggaggcgggcggcggttgaagacgccaagtcgtggaggcacgggcgtcggtctcgggactgacggaggcgacgggcgtcgacggcgtctagggcctcgctgcgggcgaggaggtgacgggcgtcgggcggcgtctagggccgtcagaaggccgaggcgggaacggcgtctagggccacgacgtggaggcgggaatcttcccgcgcgtgaggttttggcggttttctcaaaaccggccatctacccgggtttcgcggacccttcaaaaccatggactggatcttcatcaagacggcggcatcgcggagaagacttcgtttcgaagaaagaacctcggccgtcggatgagatcatgtacagggggtgctgcaggcctaccggtctgaccggtccctggcaccggtctgaccggtctaacacaccggtctgaccggtccagcgcaccggtctgaccggtcccgcgggtataaataccccttcacttgtgttaggttaattgcggcttttgtaatccgttcgtggactctctgtttctccaggccgccgcccctgcgtctccctccctctgttcctctcgtttgagttgattttgtccatggattgttgaaaccttgtaagggatttgattgggaaaggaggccctatcctcctcgtgccctctgggcttttgatttgattcaatcccctggttttgtgccttgtgcaatggattttcgatttcgtttttggcacacttgattgagaggagaCCTCGAGTtttttgctgtgattcccgtgctcccaactctgacctaaaccctctgaaatcactggcgtgttcgaattcgagttcttgagtatttgagaaaaccccaatcccttttgatctcccccataattctcacgattcggtgatctttaggacgagatcttttggggatatgttcacggggtaggggcgaagcaatcccccaagtttcatcggatttcgtggtcgtttgctcgggattcatcgtttgaatccaatttctcgggggttttctgggtgctaccggtcagaccggtaggcacgaccggtcagaccggtccagcgcaccggtcagaccggtcctggcagatcagttctgcagttatcccgattcgcttccgtttcgcttcgtggtttcgctcgctcgttcgaggcctcttgtgttgggttagcttttcaatagctactccaaactttggccagaacgcttgagggtttgggcgattttgggacataggccgacgattcgaatttcgaagaaattttgatcggctcccattcaccccccctctggtcgccggcttcggtcccacaattgttatcagagctcggttgaggtttttagtaccttaaccggttcgaaaaccactcggcgaccatggcaagtcttggtaagatcccggtgttttccggcgaggattatgcctactggaaggttcgcatgagagccttcctgcagagcatgggagccgatgtctgggagattaccacgaaccagctctacgaggtgctggctgttcggaccacacctcttcaggtgacccagcacgaagctaacgccaaggctgtcaatgccttgttcgctggcgtttctcgtgcggagttctcacgcgtccagggttttcaggaagcccacaagatttggacgtgtcttgagaactaccacgagggtacacctcaggtgaaggccagactgttcgagactcaccggcgtgagtacgagaacttcacacaggagtcgggtgagagcattgacctgatgttcagtcgttttcagtcgattgtgaacaaggtcaatgcgaacagatctgctggtgcccttgagtacacagagcacgagaaggcccttaagttactttacgcacttgatcgctctgtgtgggatctcaaggtgaacaccatcattgagtctgctggctatgagactctgacggtgaacgagcttttcagcaagctcaaggccacggaggtggataaccagacacgagccaagctcaatggtgcccctccttccaagagcgtcgctcttgtgactggcccaggtggatcgagctctaacgctaactctgctcttggcttttctcttgcatctttgccttctgtttcagatgagcagctagagacgctgggcgacgacgacttgtgcctcctcatcagcaagttccagtgcgtctaccacaacaggcagaggaagaagaaccccgggtgctacaactgcggcgatctgaaccacttcgtcgccgattgccccaagaagtccggcggtggccagaacaactccttcgactactaccgccaccgcgaccgcgacgagggaggctccaacaaggagcgtcggcgccacaagcaccgcagtcgtgaccggggaggacgcttcgacaaggagtcgctcaagaagcgcttccagtacaaggccaagaagcgggagaagccCTTCCTCGCACAGCTCAGCGACcttgacaagagctccgacaccgaccgctcttcttcaccgacctccaacgacaacgacaagaagaagaagaagaagcgggacaaggaagccaccggcttcatcggcctttgcttggcggcccgtcggcgcaagagcttctgcaccatggcgggcgaagccaatggtgctcgtgcgtcttcaggtggacatgctacaccgacgcactccggctcttctcctagatccgagagcgattcagaggtaaactccacgatcgacctgcttgatacagaggttagggagttgtacgccgctctcgacaaccagaaaaggctgcttaaggaagcagctagagagcgtagaaagcttagggctgagctggcttgtgctagggagaagtctagtgaggatgagtgcgctggctgcatatctcacatgaatgatcttgttgttctccgtgccaagcatgatgaaaacgtcgcgaacttagatgttgttaagatttcgcttgctgacgtgtctcatgagctcgctaagggcaagcatgaactagaactggttaaggatgctcctattgttagcgatgtgcttgaatgtgaggagtgtcctatcttcaagtctgatctagcttctttgcagtccaagtttgctactgttgtgtgcgagctagaggagatgaagtctaggccagttttgcttggtgcttgtaagctttgtcccacgcttaggttggagctagaggagaagaacgctttgatcaagtcttttggaaagactaaggtcgtagagtctagcccacctattgactgctctgtttgccctggtttgattgctgatttagatagtcttgcggtagagaaagccaacctggagaatgagaatacctattttagggcgattctgagttgggtttctagcagtgagccgcagttgggcatgataattaagcagttcaagcgtggtgatgggtttggggtcggttacacatacatgaagtcagactttgacaggttgtatggtaagattggcaaggctacTGGAAACACTGCCagcacgagcacacagccttcgcttgttgaccccgcggatggtgtgcttaaagaaccaccgaaagcacctccgcagaagcaggtttgggttccaaagcccaatgagctgaggaactccctcgacacgctccctgctgccacagcccaggttgcccagaagaagggggctgctcctccccgtccgcaggctaggcctccacctcccaagcgtgaggtgaggtaccactgcgagttctgtgacagggaaggtcacctggaggagttttgcttcaggaggaagcgggctgtgaggcgagagcaggagggacggaacgcggacatgtactctgctcgggtgcatggtccttctcggtgtggtgataggcgagatgctaaggcgcgccgtgtaggtggaggtcagggagacggtgctggttaccgtgctccagcaggtggtcgctttgccggccgtgctcctggtcgttttcagtacggctatggaccacgggaccgaggctttggaggaggttttgaggctccacgcttttctcgcggtggtgttcgtcagcctcgtggtagacgggacaggggatacgctttgcctgactttgcttacccttctgtagagcaaatggctcgtcactggtttgcttctcactttgctaaccccagtgtcgagacGTTTGCTCCCCCTATGTCTCGTTGGTGATGCAGGTTGGTGGCTTGGAGAACAAGTGCTCCTTGGATCTTGGTCTTATGCAGGTTTGATCAAGACTTGATGGTTCTCCAAGGCTGATGGATAGCCCGTGGTGGTTTATGTATCATATGTACATTTGATTTTGctctttgagttctttgtacACTTTCTGCTTGTGACTTGTTGTAGATTCTTTATCTCATACTTGCTCTGCTTGCTAGGTCTGTACTTGTGCTATGGTGGACTAGCTACTCTGTATGCTAGTTTTTGTGGTTTTCATATTGTCATGACTCTTGCTAGCTCAGGGTGTGTGCTTTGTTCAGTTCCCCTCATGCTTGTGTAGCTTGTGCTCCTTAGGTCTGGTTGCTAGCTCAAGTATCTTCTTCATATAGTGTTGCTGCCTTGGTTCATGTTGTTGAGTGCCTTTAGACTTTTCTAGGAATATCTTTCGTCTTGATAtgttctagagtgtcttttggtatacttttgcatgTAGCTTGACTAACACCTAAACGTTTGCTTGAGTCTTGCTCTGGATCTTTGGTGTTTGCTATCTTCTTGTGTCCTAGCTTCTCTTGTGCTAGGTATCACTtgttgagggggagctctacctcaggtgccGATGATGATTCGGAGCtactgcgccggctgcaggctccGGCCCCTTCTGCTTCGACTACCTCAGCTCAGGAGGACGATCCAGTACCACTACTTCCACTTCGATCGTTCACCTCTACAAGAATCTGTTCGAGCAGAAGGTGGACCCACTGAGGACGCAGGGGAGGTGACCTTGAGCTTGCTATActctaggtccagcgggatcttcaTCGAGGTATGTGAGCATTCGGCTTGTACATTTTCCTCTCAGGATGGACTGGTGGTTTTCTGATTGTTGCCTTTTcatggtactcagttggatTCATTGGTCTAGTCCTGTGTGTCTTTGAGCTGTTGTATTTGCTGAATTCTTCAGTTGCTTAGCTTTCggcttttctttgtctttctcttatgttttctaggtttggtagttgcattgtgcatatgcattgtacatgtttgcattttgcattgtctcacttgcactagcattcttgtatacattgctatgatcttctagtgcctgctagtgtgagttgataaacttgatcatgtatagcttgctccattgtgtatatgacatcatctgagttaagctattttgatttgaaaatctgaaaacatgatcaccctgtcttggctactagcatgttagggcgtgttgatatgctttgctatcttattcatgctagtgtggcttttcgttcagcaattcatatttgaaatgatctaaatctgataaaattgcttgaactgttctgaaaatggattgaaaatatccaggtgggattgcttgtcgcactgatcgagctttcgggacggctcactttgcacttgtgagaacccgggcaaggctgtgcatgactgaaacgagtgctttaagcttttGATTGTCTTTtagcataggcttggcctcgttgctaagtaaagcatgacaagctttcaacccctggcacttagaattgcttgatataaaaaaaattgattgaaaagtgaatgttggcaacttgttttggctgttttggctcacctgtatgagtatgagtagcactgcttttcattccctacttgttagtgctagatcatgggtgatgcttttatttctcctaaactgaacttgtctaggtctagactgatttgatataccctgttgagctagatgcaggtctggtttatggatgcacacgtgcttgagactagatgttgctcatatttttgtatccctgaatgctttcacttacacctcctgcattgcattcatggcatagcatctgttcagggggaatttttgcttcagggggagctttagctCTTTTTAGgattgatgtgtgcatgtgccaacaagggggagaattttgagagaagtgatcgaacaagggggagacttgtttgatttttgaaaaacttgttgtgcacagggctttgagagtgcatcattttgggagagttgcacttatGAGAGGGAAAAattttgcttggggagtttctgctttggttttggctcctggtttccttGTTTTCCCTcagcttcttgcatgactgcgtcgagcgttacctctgtctttgaggagtcatgttttggattTTGATCGATTGTGTCGAGcttttgcccttgtcttaggggatcgatctttgcttgagtaagtgactgttcttgcctttcttagctttttgtcacttggttgagttcttctctttcgtgcttctttattcttctttggtttcactcctcttggttcgtttgtggtgtgttgacaatacactcatcaagggggagattgaggaatgttgagtactctatcctg
This window of the Panicum virgatum strain AP13 chromosome 1K, P.virgatum_v5, whole genome shotgun sequence genome carries:
- the LOC120694904 gene encoding receptor kinase-like protein Xa21 yields the protein MANNLLIGSIPASLGKLKKLNEIKLSNNSFSGPIPATLGNLTKLTTLTLSSNVISGAIPSTLSNCPLEVLDLSHNNLSGPIPKELIFISTLSSFMDLAHNSLSGTLPLEVGNLKNLGKLDFSSNMISGEIPISIGECQSLEYLNISGNLFQGTIPVSLGNLKGLSVLDLSYNNLSGAIPEILGNLKGLSSLNLSFNKFQGSLPTDGVFLNASVITVTGNDDLCGGIPQLKLPPCSNHTTKKPPQRLGIVALICGAVIFVTLAAVLFVFYQKSWKKKANLQISVINQQYMRVPYAELASATNGFASENLIGAGSFGSVYRGRMRGNDQHIAVAVKVLNLMQRGATQSFIAECETLRCARHRNLVKILTVCSSIDFQGRDFKALVYEFLPNGNLDQWLHKHIMEDGEQKSLDLAARLSIGIDVASAIDYLHQYKPTPIIHCDLKPSNVLLDSDMVAHVGDFGLARFLHQDKDKSSGWASMRGSIGYVAPEYGLGNEVSTHGDVYSYGILLLEIFTGKSPTGSEFGEAIGLRKYVQMALPDRH